TGGCGACCAATAGGCATTAACCACTACATTAGTTTTAATAGTTGTAAAATGGTATTTTGATTCTCAATATATCAACATATTCCAACATAActgtaaatttcatttttagttcaaattttttttctaaaaaggtCATGTTTGTATCACTCACTCACAAATTAGTTGTAAGAATGAGAATATACAACTCATAAAAAGGTTATATGTACAATCcatttcatttttgtttgaatttggtaaaattaaaaTGTGATGTTTGCATGatgttttttccttctaatTTCACAAGTATTTGAGCATATATTGgcaaatttttatcaaataactCTTCTTGGATgctaaattttttgaaattaattattaaattaaagtttaagcctatttttcaatcaactttTGTCACATTtatttattccaaaaaaaagtgctatcaaataagcaaaaaaatgtataaaaattttttaaaaagtttttagTAACACGTCATCGAACATGTGGCCTGCATCCATTTGGGCCCAAGTAATCATAGGCTGATAGGCTCTTATGGCTTCCATCCAAGAAGGCCCGTATAGTAGCCCATCATTCGTCAATTGTCACAATCATGGACCAACCCAGTTTAACTTATGAGCCCAAACTTAATCCCATAAACCCCTCAAAACCCCTAATTGTCAAAGCCCTTCACCAGAGAAGAAGACGGCATCGTTCCACCTCCAATATATCATAgataatcgaaaccctaattcccAATCTCTCAGAATTGATTTCAATTTCGAAAATTCTgagaaattggtttaattttcGAGACAAGAATGGAAATCGATGGCGCAATTGAGCAACAGAGAGAACTAAACAACAGTGTTATGTGTCAATTGTCGGATCCGGAAGGCACGCCTTTAGGTCCACCTTTGTATCTTCCCCAAAGCGCTGGGCCAAAAGAGCTAGTTCAAATGGTCAATAAGCTTCTCAATAATGTAAGAAAAGCCTCTAGTTTACACCAAGTTAGGTTTCAAGTATAGGAATTTGAttataatcattttttttttcaaagtatgAAAAATTTTCTCTGTTTCTTATTTCAGTTTATTGTTTCtgatttattttggtttaaatttGGCTGAATTTGATTAATATCTAGGAAACGTGCTTGAGTTTTGAAGCTTAAATTTAGCTGTAAAAAAAAGGGAACTGGAATTCATTTTGTTCTTGAAATGATGTTCTGTTTCTGGAGTATGAAGTTGAATTTTTGGTTCTATGAAATGTAACTTTTTATGTGATCAGAAGTGATTGACAAAATAGTAGGAAAAAAGTGGATAAGAAAGGCTACTTTAATTTTGCATCAAAAGTAATTTTTGATACTATTATAGAAACTCTGATTCTGTGGATTGTTTTCATCATCTATAATCTCGTAGAATTCTTTAAATTCTGAAGTTTGCAGGACTCTGAGACAATAGTCTTCTCATTTTTCAACGTTTTAAGGATGATAAtgaccttttctctttttctgttCAGGAGGAGAAGTATCCTTATGCCTTTTATATATCAGACCAAGAGCTTCTGGTGGAGCTTGGATCCTATTTGACAAAAAACAAGGGTAAAGAGTTTGGATCAGCATATTGGGCTGATACATGAGATAATTTGGTAAGATATCTGATTGTTTAGTGTGAAAACTTATCGGTCTGGGTGAATGTATTTGTAGTATCGGTGGAAAAGGTCCTGACCATAGTGTATCAACCTCAAGCAGTTTTCCGCATTCGTCCTGTTACTCGTTGTTCTGCAACAATTGCTGGTACACTTCTGTATCTTTGTTATTACAGCTTTTTGAGTTTGTGGCTTGTAATTTTCGAACTGGGCTATTGTAGTATATGTTTTGTTTGCAAGCATCTCTTCTCTTGTTCTCTGGTATTGCTAAGTGATGCAGTCAACTAGGAGGTAAACAAATGTAAACCTAAAGATTTTCATGATTTCTCACCAGCTTCAGTTAGGCTGGTGATATTGGTGACTTGTGACATTTAGAAAGTTGTCTTATAATCTGCGTAACTCTTTCGTAGGAACAGTCTCTTGGTGAAGTGATAGACACATATATGCCAacactaagtttttttttttcttttttttgggggggggggggggggagaccTTTTCAACTTGGTAGCTTTTCCCAATAGATGCAATTTTTAACATGGCTGTACGACCAATCTTGTTTATACTATCAGGTGCTTTCTCCTTTCATCTTTGACATCTGTCCATAAATAAGCCTCAGTTCATTTCTATTCTTAAAATGGTAATGAATGGTTTGATAATTGGTTGTCCAAAAGATAATAATAGTTCTTCTGGCAATCCTGGTGAGTCCCAACTTGCAGTAAAGCAGAATTGGTCTCCACAAGGAGTAGGTGATAAAGGAAGAGATGCAATATTCCTTTCCCCTACAGCAGTAGTAATTAATTTTCTGAATAATCTTTGGGTGTTGAATTTGAATGTTGGATAAGCTACTAGGGGTACCTGACATGTGATCAAGTCACACAAATCATTAACCCAGCTGGTTGATTCAGTTGAAAAAAGCCCTTTTATAGTGATAGAGTTACCTATCTATGTCAAGGAAGTAGCTGCTGTTCAGGAGCATGAGAGTGAATGCATTTAGGGTTTTCTCCATAGAGATTGTGATGCCGTTCTGTTGCTCAACATTTTTTAGTTGCTTTCATGGGTCACAACTTTGGTTTTGACTTTCAAAATCTTAAAGACTGTGTTTTTTGTCTGACTAGTTATTTTACCCCTCAGATCTTCAATATGGATGAATAAGTAATTGTCCACTATAGTTTGTAATATCTTTCTATGTTTGATTTTTGTGGTCTTATCTTTTCAGGTCATACAGAAGCTGTACTTTCAGTTGCATTTAGTCCTGATGGACAGCAGCTTGCAAGTGGTTCAGGTGATACAACCGTCCGTTTATGGGATCTAAATACCCAGACACCCTTGTTCACATGTAAAGGTTAGACATTCTTGGTCTCTTAGCACCTAAATTGAAGTCTTTAATGTGTCTCTTGTATTGGTTCTATTTCCAGCATCTATAAAATGTTTAGCAAAAGAATTAATAAATTTCTGGCTGTAAGTGAAGAATATGAAGTTGCTCATTTGATGCTATTGTATGGAAATTCTGTGGCCAGTTTAAATATTTTTATCCTTCAAAATATCAATTTTGAAATGTCTTTGATCATTTAAAAGTTTAGGTAGTTTACTAAGCACTACTCAGAAGCCATGAGTATCATGCAAGAAGATGGTCCCTAGCATGTTGTTGCTGCCAAGTGATTAAAGTGGCTTGTATTAATCATCTTGATGGTTTCTCTTCCCTTCCCCCCTCTTAGAAtaagtttctttttgtttgatATCCAGGGCACAAGAATTGGGTTCTCAGCATTGCATGGTCACCTGATGGTGAGCATCTTGTCAGTGGAAGTAAGGCTGGAGAACTGCAGTGCTGGGATCCCAAGAATGGGAAGCCATCAGGAAATCCACTTATTGTAAGTCTCAGTTCTAACTCTCCTCTTTGATAAATTAACAGaagctccttttttttttttacctgcaAATGTTATTGgtattttttgtgaaaaatgaaaactttCTCTGTCACTTCAGACATTTTCAGTTCGTTTTAAGTGGTTTTGGTACATAACCATTCATACTCTCCTCAACCTTAAGGCTGCCTATTTGTGGCATTGGCTACTATTAATAGCTATGGCAATGCTATAAGAGACATTTTATCGTGGAACCCATATTCCCTTGGGAACTGCAAAAGATTGGTCTTGCATAGCTATTGTCAGTATGTTTCTGTACCTAAATATAAGACGAAAGGTTCCTTGTGAAGGAGCAAAGAAAAACCTTTTGTTCTTCTACTTAGAGGCTTTAGAATTCTTGATTAGCCCTAACTTATTATCTGTCTTCCGTGGAAACTATTATGCTTATGTAGGTAAGATTACTAGTTGATGGGCTTCCGTGTTACTTCCACTATTGCTGATGTCTTTGACATAGTTGTCAAAATTGGTTCTTacatcttaattttttttttgggggatgTCTTATACACAATTTGTTGACTCTTGTTTATCAGAGTTTATCATCTTCTGATTTTTATATTACTTTGCTTTTCATGTTTGAAAGCACAAGGGAATCATATATTACAATCTCTCAGGGAGAACTCTCTTTAAATTGATTACGTGGTTCATTGTCTGTGGATTACAAAGATGTCTTTGATGAGCCAAGCCATTTGTTCTGGCAATACAATTAAGTGCATCAATTATGGATTCTTGTTTGGAAGTAATAGAAAATGAGGGTCCAAAAGAGTCAAATTTTACATCTTAAAAGTTTGTTACAGATTTTATTGCCTCTTTCTGATTCAATTGCTGCTTCAATTAATACATTCTGGAAATATTCATAATAGTCTTTATGCTCCCATGGATGTTCTGGTTTTTAACCCTTTATTTGATGCTGGGAAGAATAAAGAATATGTAGGTTTTAGCTGCATTTGAAATATCTTTTGCCTGATAACTATGAAACTTTCCTTTTCAGGGTCATAAGAAATGGATAACTGGTATATCTTGGGAGCCAGTGCACCTCAGTGCCCCATGTCGCCGCTTTGTCAGTGCTAGTAAAGATGGTGATGCACGAATATGGGATGTTACATTGAGGAAATGTGTTATTTGTCTTACTGGTCATACACTGGCAGTAACCTGTGTGAAATGGGGTGGGGATGGTGTGATATACACTGGGTATGTCATCTTGCTTTTCCTATTTAGAGCATAAGTGTCTTGTTAATTTCTTTTACCAGCTTTAGTTAATTCTGCACATCATGCTGGAATAGAAAATTGGTTTACTTGAACAAAATATTAAGTTCTAAAGTGATTAACGTTCTTCAAATTTACAGATCTCAAGATTGTACAATTAAGGTGTGGGAGACATCACAGGGAAAGCTAATCCGTGAATTGAAGGTACACGATACATACTTTggtaaatttattttatttgccCATATCTTTTTGCAAATTTGCTTGATACTGGCTGTGAGATACTATGTGATGTCTGAGCATTTTCAAATTTAGTGCCTTGGCCAGTTACTCAAGATTCTGATGATGTGGATGCCTAGCACCTTTCATAGGCAACAAGGACCTCTGCACAATCTATGGCCTGCTTCAAGGGTCTTTTGTTGTCatggttaaaaagaaaaattgaaactttAGAAGGTTATTAATTTGAGAAAATGAGACTATGGACATTAAAGCTATTGTGGCATCTTGAGGTAAACTACCTCTTTGTGGCCCTACCTTCCTTCCTAAGGGTTAAAAGTGAAGAATTTAATGCAATCTTTGCTTTTGCTTTAAGAAACCAATTGTTGTTTTCCAATCCTATCATACTAGACCTGTTGGTTTTCGTGGATGTTGCTGCATGGCATTTACAGTTAACTGTTATCTGGGGTAAATCTTCATTACACAGTTTTATGGGTTTCTCttctactctctctctctctctttagagGGCAGGTTCCGGCGCTCTCTATGTGACACTTCTGGAAACGGTTTTGGTTGATTTACCTTGCCTTAATGCTTACCGGACTGATGACATTCTGACCTGCCTACCTTTTTCTTACCTCTTAACATAAAAAATCTGCTTTGTTAATGATTCATTCTGATCTGCCTTCTTTTTTCTACTTCTCAACGTAAAAAATCTGCTCTATTAATGATTCATCCATGTCTATGCTTACATTCTTATAATGCAGTTCACGTTATCTTAAGAGCCACCCTGCCTGCATACCAAAACATACACACTGCTTTAAATTTCAAGCTACATCTTAAAGGCTAATATGCAAATCTCAAACACCAATGGAATCCGCATTGGTTCTGCTATCTAACTGGTTGCTTCCATAtccatttttttcttccttgaCTTCTTTTATTCTTCTTGTCATTGATAAAAGAAAGTCCAGTTTtgtacttttcatttttctcattttattgGCCTTGGATTTTAATGTAGGGCCATGGACATTGGGTAAATTCTTTGGCATTGAGCACAGAATATGTTCTACGAACTGGAGCTTTTGATCACACTGGTAAAAAGTTCTCGTCTCCTGAGGAAATGAAGAAGGTACTGGTTGGCCTTTATCTTGCTGATGTTCTTCTTACCCATTCCTATCATAGCTTGTCCTGTTTTGTTTAATCAGTTTATTTTCCATGTCACAATGTGATATATTTGCTGATGCACGGGGAAAGGCTCGTGTTTATTTGAGAACTTTGCACAGGTTTCTCtaacctcaaaattttgataTGATTTAAATCTAATAGATAGATACTACGGTTGATCTATGCAAAGTACTGGGAGAGTTGGATGAATGAACATTGTAAAAAATGCTCTATTATTTTAAGAGAACTTTGATAATGATGTCTAAAGTTTGTCTACATCAGAAGATTCAACTGATAAATTACTTTTTAAGAAAAAGGATTGACATTGATAGA
This portion of the Coffea arabica cultivar ET-39 chromosome 2e, Coffea Arabica ET-39 HiFi, whole genome shotgun sequence genome encodes:
- the LOC113732291 gene encoding notchless protein homolog; translation: MEIDGAIEQQRELNNSVMCQLSDPEGTPLGPPLYLPQSAGPKELVQMVNKLLNNEEKYPYAFYISDQELLVELGSYLTKNKVSVEKVLTIVYQPQAVFRIRPVTRCSATIAGHTEAVLSVAFSPDGQQLASGSGDTTVRLWDLNTQTPLFTCKGHKNWVLSIAWSPDGEHLVSGSKAGELQCWDPKNGKPSGNPLIGHKKWITGISWEPVHLSAPCRRFVSASKDGDARIWDVTLRKCVICLTGHTLAVTCVKWGGDGVIYTGSQDCTIKVWETSQGKLIRELKGHGHWVNSLALSTEYVLRTGAFDHTGKKFSSPEEMKKVALERYNKMKGNAPERLVSGSDDFTMFLWEPAVSKHPKTRMTGHQQLVNHVYFSPDGQWIASASFDKSVKLWNGTTGNFVAAFRGHVGPVYQISWSADSRLLLSGSKDSTLKVWDIRTKKLKQDLPGHADEVFAVDWSPDGEKVASGGRDRVLKLWMG